Proteins co-encoded in one Actinomadura luteofluorescens genomic window:
- a CDS encoding MDR family MFS transporter has protein sequence MTTLEETPVGPSPGRFAAFLRPRVGGFPRPFWVLWAGTLLNRLGTMVEPFLGLYLTSMRGLSLAQAGVTMAVLGAGSLAGQLAGGLLADRLGRRATLTLATVGTGAAMLALGYAQGLPAILAAALVLGLLLDMYRPAAQAMVADIISPAERPRAFGLLFWAINLGWAVAMVLGGTLAQQGFLWLFWIDALTCAAFGLLVWRAIPETRTRDARAERTGGFGRVLRDRVMVGYVLVTLIYTFVLMQGMTTMPLAMKQDGLGPRSYGLAIAANGALIIIVQPLVNAWLARRDHSLVLVAGFALVGVGYGLTSLASSLAAYTATILVWTLGEIIAASVLQAVVADLAPAGLRGRYGGLYGMAWSGGFLLAPLGGTQLLGAGGAPALWLTCGGLALAAAAAQLALGPAIRRRRAAALAADFSSK, from the coding sequence GTGACGACACTGGAAGAGACTCCTGTCGGTCCCTCTCCCGGCAGGTTCGCGGCGTTCCTCCGGCCCCGGGTCGGCGGTTTCCCCCGGCCCTTCTGGGTGCTGTGGGCGGGCACCCTGCTCAACCGCCTCGGGACCATGGTCGAGCCGTTCCTCGGCCTCTACCTGACGTCCATGCGCGGCCTGTCGCTGGCCCAGGCCGGCGTGACGATGGCCGTGCTGGGCGCGGGCTCGCTGGCCGGGCAACTCGCGGGCGGCCTGCTCGCCGACCGCCTCGGCCGCCGCGCGACGCTGACGCTGGCGACCGTCGGCACCGGCGCGGCCATGCTCGCGCTCGGCTACGCCCAGGGGCTCCCCGCGATCCTCGCGGCCGCGCTGGTGCTCGGCCTGCTCCTGGACATGTACCGGCCCGCCGCGCAGGCGATGGTGGCAGACATCATCTCCCCGGCCGAGCGCCCGCGCGCGTTCGGGCTGCTGTTCTGGGCGATCAACCTCGGCTGGGCCGTCGCCATGGTGCTCGGCGGGACGCTCGCGCAGCAGGGCTTCCTGTGGCTGTTCTGGATCGACGCCCTCACCTGCGCGGCGTTCGGCCTGCTCGTGTGGCGGGCCATCCCGGAGACGCGCACCCGCGACGCCCGCGCCGAGCGGACGGGCGGGTTCGGCCGCGTGCTGCGCGACCGGGTCATGGTCGGCTACGTGCTGGTCACCCTCATCTACACGTTCGTGCTCATGCAGGGCATGACGACCATGCCGCTCGCCATGAAGCAGGACGGGCTCGGCCCGCGGTCCTACGGCCTGGCGATCGCCGCGAACGGCGCGCTGATCATCATCGTCCAGCCGCTGGTGAACGCGTGGCTGGCGCGGCGCGACCACAGCCTGGTGCTGGTGGCGGGCTTCGCGCTCGTCGGCGTCGGCTACGGGCTCACCTCGCTCGCCTCCTCGCTGGCCGCCTACACGGCGACGATCCTCGTGTGGACGCTCGGGGAGATCATCGCCGCGTCCGTCCTGCAGGCCGTCGTCGCCGACCTCGCGCCCGCCGGCCTGCGCGGCCGCTACGGCGGCCTCTACGGGATGGCGTGGTCGGGCGGCTTCCTGCTGGCGCCGCTCGGCGGCACCCAGTTGCTCGGCGCCGGAGGTGCGCCAGCACTGTGGCTGACCTGCGGAGGTCTCGCCCTGGCCGCCGCCGCGGCGCAGCTCGCGCTCGGCCCCGCGATCCGGCGCCGCCGCGCCGCCGCGCTCGCCGCCGACTTCTCGTCAAAGTGA
- a CDS encoding terpene synthase family protein, with protein MDRVVDISLLLSMTDRVTALATPSAMHPESWQLCAQVEAWARGRGLVLGDPDTSPLGRARCERLAARVLPSADLAAVDLFARWLTWTLALDDTLDHAPLADSGSAVHALYDDLLRAMRRGHARPGARPLEAALVELWHATSKDMSRDWRRRFMLHLEAHRDGCAEEAVNRRISHVPTEQEYPALRRRASGPFLFDLIEAVLGVELPAGLLRTPRWKTLADGVADALAWANDLASHDLEAARGDVHDLPAVLARAHGLDEARAAHLVADRIADRLEEAWTAARRLPEMLDRLDLTVAQRAAAAQVVKVLLDTPRAHMDWLAESGRYGPGASPAPPRLDALASLR; from the coding sequence GTGGATCGCGTCGTGGACATCTCACTTCTTCTCTCGATGACCGACCGGGTGACCGCGCTGGCCACACCGTCGGCCATGCACCCGGAGTCGTGGCAGCTGTGCGCGCAGGTGGAGGCCTGGGCACGCGGCCGCGGGCTGGTGCTCGGGGATCCGGACACCTCCCCGCTCGGCCGGGCGCGCTGCGAGCGGCTCGCCGCCCGCGTCCTGCCGTCCGCCGACCTGGCCGCCGTCGACCTGTTCGCCCGCTGGCTCACCTGGACGCTCGCGCTGGACGACACGCTGGACCACGCCCCGCTCGCCGACAGCGGCAGCGCCGTGCACGCGCTGTACGACGACCTGCTGCGCGCGATGCGGCGCGGCCACGCCCGGCCCGGCGCCCGCCCGCTGGAGGCGGCGCTGGTGGAGCTGTGGCACGCCACGTCCAAGGACATGAGCCGCGACTGGCGCCGCCGGTTCATGCTGCATCTGGAGGCGCACCGCGACGGCTGCGCCGAGGAGGCCGTCAACCGGCGGATCAGCCACGTCCCGACCGAGCAGGAGTACCCGGCGCTGCGCCGCCGGGCGTCCGGGCCGTTCCTGTTCGACCTGATCGAGGCCGTGCTCGGCGTCGAACTGCCGGCGGGGCTGCTGCGCACGCCCCGCTGGAAGACCCTCGCCGACGGCGTCGCCGACGCGCTGGCCTGGGCCAACGACCTCGCCTCGCACGACCTGGAGGCCGCGCGCGGCGACGTGCACGACCTGCCCGCCGTCCTCGCCAGGGCGCACGGGCTGGACGAGGCGCGGGCGGCCCACCTGGTCGCCGACCGGATCGCCGACCGGCTGGAGGAGGCGTGGACGGCGGCGCGCAGGCTGCCGGAGATGCTCGACCGGCTGGACCTGACGGTCGCGCAGCGCGCCGCCGCCGCGCAGGTCGTCAAGGTCCTGCTGGACACGCCGCGCGCGCACATGGACTGGCTCGCCGAGTCCGGCCGCTACGGGCCGGGCGCCTCCCCCGCGCCGCCGCGCCTGGACGCGCTCGCTTCGCTGCGCTGA
- a CDS encoding substrate-binding periplasmic protein has protein sequence MSRRTTLRAFGAGLAALALTASACGGDKGATVQGVKLIEKGALTSCTHLPYPPFQSEDKKSGKVVGFDVELIDLVAKRLGVTQKIVDTPFETMKTGSALNAGKCDIQMGGMTIKPDRVKFMDVSAPYFDATQSLMAKKGSGITSLDDVKGKKLKLGSQASTTGEDFVKGKGFDPRSFDNSNAELNGLRTGQVDVIVQDDPVVKGWLKDPANAGFEIAANLNTGEQYGFWMRKGHNPELVKMTNQVIAQARTDGSYKRIYEKWIGPMPAAAGGGS, from the coding sequence GTGTCGAGACGGACGACGCTCCGGGCCTTCGGCGCGGGGCTCGCGGCCCTGGCGCTGACGGCGTCGGCGTGCGGTGGCGACAAGGGCGCGACGGTGCAGGGCGTGAAGCTCATCGAGAAGGGCGCGCTCACCTCGTGCACGCACCTGCCCTACCCGCCCTTCCAGTCGGAGGACAAGAAGTCGGGCAAGGTCGTGGGCTTCGACGTCGAGCTCATCGACCTCGTCGCCAAGCGGCTCGGCGTCACCCAGAAGATCGTCGACACCCCGTTCGAGACGATGAAGACGGGGTCGGCGCTGAACGCCGGCAAGTGCGACATCCAGATGGGCGGCATGACGATCAAGCCCGACCGGGTGAAGTTCATGGACGTCTCGGCCCCCTACTTCGACGCCACGCAGTCGCTGATGGCGAAGAAGGGCAGCGGGATCACCTCGCTCGACGACGTCAAGGGCAAGAAGCTCAAGCTCGGTTCGCAGGCGAGCACGACCGGCGAGGACTTCGTCAAGGGCAAGGGCTTCGACCCGCGCTCGTTCGACAACTCCAACGCCGAGCTGAACGGGCTGCGCACCGGCCAGGTGGACGTGATCGTGCAGGACGACCCGGTCGTCAAGGGCTGGCTGAAGGACCCGGCGAACGCCGGCTTCGAGATCGCCGCGAACCTGAACACCGGCGAGCAGTACGGGTTCTGGATGCGCAAGGGGCACAACCCCGAACTGGTGAAGATGACGAACCAGGTGATCGCGCAGGCGAGGACGGACGGCTCCTACAAGCGGATCTATGAGAAGTGGATCGGTCCAATGCCGGCCGCCGCCGGCGGCGGGTCGTG
- a CDS encoding ArsR/SmtB family transcription factor, with the protein MIEFVLAPDDVARVRFAFSPLWEMVRSLRVLADPSGHALHLPWVRTVRPRLRGLGFETLLDVVLPAGYIPDFLTPPPRTPLPDLGAELATVRATPPEVVAAELTWTAPGNPPRPARRAMAADPEGTLATLADLLERYWEVAVEPFWPRVRDLLEGEVLRRSAALAAEGAAGVFGDLHEAVSWRAGTLSVDRHWDFRGELAGRGILLVPSAFVWPQVSVMVPPYQPMVSYPPRGAATLWETGRPDEPRAGALAALMGRRRAELLTALATPASTTDLARRLGVTAGAVSQHLGVLRACGLVTGHRMGRRVLYVRTPAGDALAGAQRSEASASRRGGAGEAPGP; encoded by the coding sequence ATGATCGAGTTCGTGCTCGCCCCGGACGACGTGGCGCGGGTCCGGTTCGCGTTCTCGCCGCTGTGGGAGATGGTGCGCAGCCTGCGGGTGCTCGCCGACCCGTCCGGCCACGCGCTCCACCTGCCGTGGGTGCGCACGGTCCGCCCGCGGCTGCGCGGCCTCGGCTTCGAGACGCTGCTGGACGTCGTCCTGCCCGCCGGGTACATCCCGGACTTCCTCACCCCGCCGCCGCGCACGCCCCTGCCCGACCTCGGCGCGGAGCTCGCGACCGTCCGCGCCACCCCGCCCGAGGTCGTGGCCGCCGAGCTCACCTGGACCGCGCCCGGCAACCCGCCCCGGCCCGCCCGCCGCGCCATGGCCGCCGACCCCGAAGGCACCCTCGCGACGCTCGCCGACCTCCTCGAACGGTACTGGGAGGTGGCGGTGGAGCCGTTCTGGCCGCGCGTCCGCGACCTCCTGGAGGGGGAGGTCCTGCGCCGCAGCGCCGCGCTCGCCGCCGAGGGCGCCGCGGGCGTGTTCGGCGACCTGCACGAGGCGGTCTCATGGCGCGCCGGGACGCTCTCCGTCGACCGCCACTGGGACTTCCGCGGCGAGCTCGCCGGGCGCGGGATCCTGCTCGTCCCGAGCGCGTTCGTGTGGCCGCAGGTGTCGGTGATGGTGCCGCCCTACCAGCCGATGGTCAGCTACCCGCCGCGCGGCGCGGCGACGCTCTGGGAGACGGGGCGGCCGGACGAGCCGCGCGCCGGTGCTCTGGCCGCGCTGATGGGACGCCGCCGCGCCGAGCTGCTGACGGCGCTCGCCACGCCCGCGTCCACCACCGATCTGGCCCGGCGGCTGGGCGTGACCGCGGGGGCCGTCAGCCAGCATCTGGGCGTCCTGCGCGCCTGCGGCCTCGTCACCGGGCACCGCATGGGGCGCCGCGTCCTGTACGTCCGCACGCCGGCCGGGGACGCCCTGGCCGGCGCTCAGCGCAGCGAAGCGAGCGCGTCCAGGCGCGGCGGCGCGGGGGAGGCGCCCGGCCCGTAG